Genomic window (Argopecten irradians isolate NY chromosome 2, Ai_NY, whole genome shotgun sequence):
gttggttgattaatttacgtcctattaacagctagggtcatgtaaggacggcctcccatgtatgcggtgtcttcttgtatagtggaattgttgccctttttatagtgctatatcactgaagcatgccgccgaagacaccaagcaacacatcccacccggtcacattatactgacaacgggcgaaccagtcgtcccactccctgtatactGAGCGCTATTAAacaagagcagaaactatcatttctatagactttggtgtgtctcgccaaagggacagaacccagagccttcctcacaggggcgaacgctctactcaaggccaaaagtgaggcggtgccaagggaggcattaggaaatataatgtcagtttggcagaagagaaaagataagatcctaaatttagtcgccttttacgatcatgcaatgggggcagcaggtacaattctaacgccctacctgcagagcCAAGCTAGTAACTTTTGGGATTCTACAAAATTGCCAAATTATTCTAGACGtctaatttaaaatcaaaagccgtttcgaATAAGGTATGTAATTTAAATCTTCATAAAATGCACATGCAGTATGCAGTGGATTGGTCGCTGAACATTTTTAAGTGcttatcttaaagatgctccaccgccgacagagcataaatgatattcatcatttgaacaataattggtgttaaatcgtatatagatatgtctaattaacacaaaaaaaatacaaaataatttattttgcctttggtgcatgagcaatcagtactttattccatataggatatagtgccacggaattttttcgggatgcaattaattattttttatattttcaactttaagtaaaattagaagctcaaatttttcaatggcggtaatggtgtaaattaagtaacttttgtaacagaagaaaaatacttaatcttctgctcctgttttgaatagtgaaaaataccatttgtcagcggtggagcatctttaacattgaCTTTCTTAAGTCTGTTAaatcttttcaaaatttctgTCTTTCAGTTTGGTAAGTACATACGAGTTGCCTCCCATGAAACAAAAATGACACACGTGTCTATACTGCATAGTTAGATACAAACCAGTATTAAAATGAGAGAGAGTACTTGCTGCTACCTTACTTGATATCCGTTTCCTTGATCAATCACGTGTCTAAGCCACATATAGGTCCCAGTGTGCAATGTGTTGCATGTCTGTGTGCTTTGGACGACTGCGCTATGTCCGTGTTGTGTGTCAATCGCAGTGAAGCTTACTACCAAAGCCACAGGAAGAAAAACACATCCACATTGAAAAGTAACACAAAAGTACAACGGTGAAACCAGCTGTCGCGCACCATTTATTCTGAATCTTTTGGTCATAGAGTAGAAACTGACATTTTTGTTGTGTATTGAGACTGAATCCAAATACCTCCTCATAGAATGATAAACTCCAGGCTAAAAACCAGCTGTTGAGCAGCAGATGCAATACTAACTAATTGGTGTTATTACTCGTCATTACAAGTTAACACAGAGTAATAATTTCAAATCACCGTAGCAAACATCAACCAAAGCACGACAAAATAACTAACTTATAAGATAGATATGCTAtttctaattaattaaatatcgGTTGATTAATGTAATGTAATAccgttaatatatatatcttattattCTCTCCTGCAGGTTGTAATACTGAAATGCTGCGAGTATGGGAGAAAAGAGGACGTGAAGCGATtctgaaaatgaatttaattttCGCCGTTGGAAGTGTAATAGCACCGTTGTTGGTAGCCCCGTTTTTGATGGACCCAATGCATGGAGACTCGATTAACTACACGACCAATGGTTCACACAATGTAGTCTTTACGCCGAATTCATTTAGCCACGAGCAAAAAGATGCAAGAAACAGTTCCATGCAaaccaatttaaatatttcGAATGAAGAAAGGTTTCCAGACTTCCTTGCACAATCTGCAGAATCAAAGTCAGATATATACATTCCGTTTTCAATAAGTGCTGCTCTTTCACTGTTTGCATCGTTAATGTTCTTGGCGTCATATGCATTATATAAATCAGAAAGCACTTGCCAAATAAAGAAAGGAAATAAACAGCGAAAGACTAGAACTCTACCCACTCCTATTATGCTATGCGCGCTTTTACTGCTGAAtgcattatttttcttttactgTGGCATAGACGAGGCTTATACGGCTTTCCTTCCTACTTATTGTGTGGAACATTTTCATTGGTCAAAGCAAGAGTCAGCCTTTTTGACGTCGTTGGTGTTTATATGTATACTCGTTTCTCGAGTATTGGTAGTTATATTCGAAAGATGGATTAACACCCTGTTTTTCATAGGAATCAATTTTGTAGTCATGTTTATCTCTATCGTAGGACTTTTAAttgtatcattatttaattttgataccGCCCTCTGGTTCCTTTGTCCATTGTATGGATTATCAAAATCGTGTCAGTTTGCCTTGTTATTAAGTTGGTCCAATGAGTTTATAACACCAATGACCGGTAAGATATCGGCTGGGTTTTTCGTCACAGCGACATTAGGTTGTGCATCAAACCCAGTAATCCTTGGACTGTTGATGAAAAATGACCCTGTGTGGTATTGTTACCTGTTTCTAATTGAAATTGTTGCTGCCCtgataatatacacattttgtttgtttttaacaaAGTACATCGTACGTAACTATGGCCAATCCTACGATGCCGAACCCGATATTGTGAAAGTTGGATATTCAGAGAATGATAAATTTCTTGATGAGAACAGCAAAGAGTGAAAATTGCAGAGGCTCTTTTATTGATTCAATAAATCATAGAAAAACTTATTCTTACgcttataatattttataatttgtttgtttgattaaatttacgTCCTTTTTACAGCCAgcgtcatgcaaggacggcctccaagaTGATGCGTTAAGTGTgttctgggagactgcggtatatttgtgtgttgtcttcttaattttgacatgctacaAAAGGTACAAAGGtctaatgtatataatacaaatatgaaAGCAATTCTGCAGATCCTAAACTAAGTCATCTGAAATTCATAACAATGATGAAGCAAACATAACCAGTTTTTACATTGAACTATGATAATTTAGCAGATGCGAGATCCTTCAGAACATCAGGATAAACtatgatattatgtatttacGTTCAGAATcgtttcatattttataaattaaatgaatCGACGAGTAAATTCATAATGAATTCCGCCAAAAGAAATTTCAGCAGAGATCGAGCTGACTGAACTGAACTCTTCATGTGTCGAGGAAGGAGTTCAATCTGACGTTAATAATGGCACGTCTTGTGTGTTTTCATGTTTCTATGTTATTTGAAGACAGATCGACGATTTCAGGAaatatttttcagcattttcatgTAGCTAAGATAATGCaggtaaattatataaatcatacaaaatatattttgaagataactgaaaaacatatacatgtatacctagTCGTTACATTCATCAACCAATTACAATTAGGTATGTGTAataacaatctgattaaaatacagatccttttgaacggagtggttataaggatctgaatttcaatcagattggtgTAATAAAAGCAATAGAATAAATACAAACCATTCGGTTACTACACATAAGGACATCCGTTTTCttaataattttgttgtttgagCGTTTTCttaataattttgttgtttgagCGAGATGTACAAATTTTATGTTAGATTTCGGGGAGACGTTGTACTTCTGCTTTGAATgacaaattgtttgtttgattaattaacgtcctattaaaagtttgggacatgtaaggacggcttccaaTGTATGCGGTATGTAGTGTGAATGAGGTGCAAgctgcgtgttttgggagactgtggtatgttcgtgttgtcttCTTAAATAGTTTGATtcttaccctttttatagtgctatatcactgaagtattttgccgaagacaccaagaaacacaccccacccggtcacattaaaatgacaacgggcgaaccattcGTCCTACTCGATGTAtactgagcgcttagcaggagaagaaactttcacttttatagactttggtgtgtctcggccaggggacagaatctagagcctacctcacaggggtgagcgctcaaccgaaggccatATGTGAGGCGGTGTCGAGGGCCGCTAGGAAGTATAAAGTCAGTTTGGAAGAAGAGAAacgataagatcctaaatttagtcgccttttacgatcatgcaatgggggcagcaggtacaattataatgCCCTACCTAATGACAATTACAGGAATACTGAAAT
Coding sequences:
- the LOC138316484 gene encoding sodium-dependent glucose transporter 1A-like, translating into MEQPTKKDGTIPAVNRDNEQNMNVDVLVNAEVGIVLELVTFIKLKVFTMGYGKGQFGPAYIDLRIISNTGLEQGSWILTSLFIGYSMGSVLEGLLHDRVDRKLMFSACLFIWSLVIAAIPWCSIFEAMLSGYILIGILQGVLDTGCNTEMLRVWEKRGREAILKMNLIFAVGSVIAPLLVAPFLMDPMHGDSINYTTNGSHNVVFTPNSFSHEQKDARNSSMQTNLNISNEERFPDFLAQSAESKSDIYIPFSISAALSLFASLMFLASYALYKSESTCQIKKGNKQRKTRTLPTPIMLCALLLLNALFFFYCGIDEAYTAFLPTYCVEHFHWSKQESAFLTSLVFICILVSRVLVVIFERWINTLFFIGINFVVMFISIVGLLIVSLFNFDTALWFLCPLYGLSKSCQFALLLSWSNEFITPMTGKISAGFFVTATLGCASNPVILGLLMKNDPVWYCYLFLIEIVAALIIYTFCLFLTKYIVRNYGQSYDAEPDIVKVGYSENDKFLDENSKE